One Macrobrachium rosenbergii isolate ZJJX-2024 chromosome 10, ASM4041242v1, whole genome shotgun sequence DNA window includes the following coding sequences:
- the LOC136842720 gene encoding facilitated trehalose transporter Tret1-like, with the protein MNPPLKDEEPICGTGRTSSLRIRPSGTKRQLLEEPRKEYRWRVLKQFCVVAMGSAGHFCIGTILTWPSPGLADMALNNKTLVGTEFTLTDAQMDMAGSLVQLGCLFGAFFAGWLVNVVGRRRSLQINTVPYFLGWIITGLSSCSTLFLLGRFLSGIGVGLANVAVITYVMETADTKLRGTMSVVPVFCIVFGGQYTLGLGTFLPWHYLSLVCLAPVLLMLVASFIIPESPSFLVLRGQRVAAAQVLRRLRGKYVDVEEEMDDLERRNQSPQDRKTSGYKALFRRKIMARLGIVILTFLFQQLCGNYVLIVQTGRVLEAAGTLFDPATAASIVVSMRIGGTVAVFFLVDRIGRKCCLVISHSVNACSLIILGTFVYLNDNSTGAQTFTSLKWIPMFCVATCLFFGDIGLHSLPFTLAVEYFPTSVRSQASSVCMSCGTVFAFITLQLYSPMQEFLTQAGLYWFYASSSVVATIFTLALVTETKAKPIG; encoded by the exons GACGCACTTCCAGCTTGAGAATACGACCGAGCGGCACAAAAAGACAACTACTGGAGGAGCCGAGGAAGGAATACCGATGGAGGGTGCTAAAACAG TTCTGCGTAGTGGCAATGGGATCAGCGGGCCACTTCTGCATTGGCACCATATTGACGTGGCCCTCGCCTGGATTGGCAGACATGGCACTCAACAACAAAACCCTCGTTGGAACTGAATTTACACTGACGGACGCTCAGATGGACATGGCAG GTAGCCTGGTCCAACTAGGATGCCTTTTCGGTGCTTTCTTTGCTGGATGGTTAGTGAACGTGGTGGGAAGGAGGCGTTCTTTACAGATAAATACGGTCCCTTATTTCCTGGGATGGATTATAACTGGCCTTTCTTCATGCTCAACGCTTTTCCTTTTGGGAAG GTTCTTATCGGGAATAGGGGTTGGTTTAGCTAACGTGGCTGTCATAACCTACGTCATGGAAACGGCAGATACCAAACTGAGGGGCACGATGTCTGTCGTGCCGGTCTTCTGCATCGTGTTTGGTGGCCAGTACACACTGGGACTGGGCACTTTCCTGCCGTGGCACTACCTATCTCTGGTTTGCTTAGCGCCGGTCCTACTGATGCTGGTCGCTTCCTTTATCATTCCCGAATCCCCGTCTTTTCTGGTCCTCCGAGGACAACGAGTAGCCGCCGCCCAAGTACTAAGGCGACTGCGGGGTAAGTACGTCGACGTAGAGGAGGAGATGGACGACCTCGAGAGGCGCAACCAATCTCCGCAGGACAGGAAGACATCGGGATACAAGGCCCTCTTCAGGAGGAAGATCATGGCTCGTTTAGGCATCGTCATTCTGACGTTCCTATTCCAGCAGCTGTGCGGGAACTACGTCTTGATCGTACAGACTGGAAGGGTCCTGGAAGCTGCTGGAACGCTCTTTGATCCCGCCACGGCAGCGAGCATAGTCGTCAGCATGAGAATCGGGGGAACTGTCGCCGTCTTCTTTCTCGTGGATCGCATCGGCAGGAAGTGCTGCCTTGTCATCTCACATTCAGTCAACGCCTGCTCTTTGATTATCCTTGGGACGTTCGTCTACCTCAATGACAATTCCACTGGGGCACAAACGTTCACGAG CCTCAAATGGATCCCGATGTTCTGCGTTGCGACCTGCCTCTTCTTCGGTGACATCGGACTGCATTCGCTGCCTTTTACTTTGGCTGTGGAATACTTCCCTACAAGTGTTCGGTCACAA GCATCGTCTGTGTGTATGTCCTGCGGCACTGTCTTCGCCTTCATCACCTTGCAGTTGTACAGCCCCATGCAGGAGTTCCTGACGCAGGCGGGTCTCTACTGGTTCTATGCCAGCTCCAGCGTCGTTGCGACCATATTTACTCTAGCGCTAGTGACTGAAACCAAAGCCAAACCTATTGGATGA